The Altererythrobacter sp. CAU 1644 genome has a window encoding:
- a CDS encoding aspartate-semialdehyde dehydrogenase translates to MGYRVAVVGATGNVGREMMAILAEREFPCDEVAAVASSGSTGTEVEFGDTGKMLKCKNIEHFDWAGWDIALFAAGSGPAKEYAPKAAAAGCVVIDNSSLFRMDPDVPLIVPEVNPDAIDDYKKRNIIANPNCSTAQLVVALKPLHDAATIKRVVVSTYQSVSGAGKAGMDELFEQSRAIFVGDQVEPAKFTKQIAFNVIPHIDVFMDDGSTKEEWKMVVETKKILDPKIKLNATCVRVPVFVGHSEAVNIEFENELGADKAMEILREAPGVMLVDKREDGGYVTPVECAGDSATYVSRVREDPTVENGLTLWCVSDNLRKGAALNAVQIAELLGRKHLKKG, encoded by the coding sequence TTGGGCTATCGTGTAGCCGTGGTTGGTGCGACCGGTAACGTCGGTCGCGAAATGATGGCGATCCTCGCCGAGCGTGAGTTTCCGTGCGACGAGGTCGCGGCGGTGGCGTCTTCGGGTTCGACCGGGACCGAGGTCGAATTCGGCGACACCGGCAAGATGCTCAAGTGCAAGAACATCGAGCATTTCGATTGGGCAGGCTGGGATATCGCGCTATTTGCGGCTGGTTCCGGACCGGCCAAGGAATATGCCCCCAAGGCGGCGGCCGCCGGCTGTGTGGTGATCGACAACAGCTCGCTCTTCCGCATGGATCCGGATGTGCCGCTGATCGTGCCCGAGGTGAACCCGGACGCGATCGACGATTACAAGAAGCGCAACATCATCGCCAATCCCAACTGCTCGACCGCGCAGCTGGTGGTCGCGCTCAAGCCGCTCCACGATGCGGCAACGATCAAGCGCGTCGTCGTCTCGACCTACCAGTCGGTCTCGGGCGCCGGCAAGGCGGGCATGGACGAACTGTTCGAACAGAGCCGGGCGATCTTCGTCGGCGACCAGGTCGAACCTGCCAAGTTTACCAAGCAGATCGCCTTCAACGTCATCCCGCATATCGATGTGTTCATGGATGACGGCTCGACCAAGGAAGAGTGGAAGATGGTGGTTGAGACGAAGAAGATCCTCGATCCCAAGATCAAGCTCAACGCCACCTGCGTGCGCGTGCCGGTGTTCGTGGGCCACTCCGAAGCGGTCAATATCGAGTTCGAGAACGAGCTCGGCGCTGATAAGGCGATGGAGATCTTGCGCGAGGCTCCGGGCGTGATGCTCGTCGACAAGCGCGAGGATGGCGGATACGTCACCCCGGTCGAATGCGCGGGCGACAGCGCGACCTACGTCAGCCGCGTGCGCGAGGATCCGACGGTCGAAAACGGACTGACCCTGTGGTGCGTGAGCGACAATCTGCGCAAGGGCGCGGCGCTCAACGCGGTGCAGATCGCCGAACTGCTGGGCCGCAAGCACCTCAAAAAGGGTTGA
- a CDS encoding alpha/beta fold hydrolase yields MHADIAKWRKDANYFDFKGQQIAYWTGGSGKPLLLVHGFPTSAWDWVPVWEALGEFHRLIACDMLGFGLSDKPRNGLDGKGYSLLHQTDLHEALLAHLGISDWDALVHDYGVSVGQELLARQTEGSGASGLGQMVFLNGGIFPDFHRPRPIQKLGISPIGFVLGWIMNRNSFGKAFSEVFGPDTQPSNRELDEFWELIRHNGGHRIQHKLLRYMIDRQTHKQRWQHAVEANQDRIGLIDGALDPVSGEHLYRRWREVVPEARHHLLPHVGHYPQVEAADQVATKALEWLRAETATAA; encoded by the coding sequence ATGCACGCCGATATCGCGAAGTGGCGCAAGGACGCGAACTATTTCGACTTCAAGGGCCAGCAGATTGCCTATTGGACCGGCGGATCCGGCAAGCCTTTGCTGCTGGTGCATGGATTCCCGACAAGCGCATGGGACTGGGTGCCGGTGTGGGAAGCTCTTGGCGAATTCCACCGCCTGATCGCTTGCGACATGCTCGGCTTCGGCCTCTCAGACAAACCAAGGAACGGGCTGGATGGCAAAGGCTATTCGCTGCTGCACCAAACGGATCTGCACGAGGCGCTCCTCGCGCATCTTGGCATCAGCGATTGGGATGCGCTGGTGCACGACTACGGGGTATCTGTCGGGCAGGAATTGCTCGCACGGCAAACGGAGGGTTCTGGCGCAAGCGGCCTAGGGCAGATGGTGTTTCTCAACGGCGGGATATTCCCCGACTTCCACCGTCCGCGCCCGATCCAGAAACTCGGCATCTCGCCGATTGGCTTCGTGCTTGGCTGGATTATGAACCGCAACAGCTTCGGAAAGGCCTTCTCCGAGGTGTTCGGACCGGATACCCAGCCAAGCAATCGCGAGCTGGATGAATTCTGGGAACTCATCCGGCACAATGGCGGGCATCGTATCCAGCACAAGCTGCTGCGCTATATGATCGACCGGCAGACCCACAAGCAGCGTTGGCAACATGCGGTGGAGGCTAACCAGGACAGGATCGGGCTGATCGACGGGGCGCTCGATCCGGTGTCGGGCGAGCATCTCTACCGCCGTTGGCGCGAAGTGGTGCCCGAGGCACGCCACCACCTGTTGCCGCATGTCGGCCACTACCCGCAGGTAGAAGCTGCGGATCAAGTCGCCACCAAGGCGCTTGAATGGCTGCGGGCGGAAACCGCCACTGCGGCCTAG
- a CDS encoding arginine deiminase family protein, whose translation MGFFDFTNALLRKPATSVTDGLRDGDHDGPAYDDVAREHAAYAGALRELGLEVEVLPPLESFPDSIFVEDPALVFGEGAILLNPGAPTRAGEVAEIAPELERRFERVLTLAEGHVDGGDILTTPDEVLIGLSARTDADGAKALIAALAVLGLSGRVVTTPPGVLHFKTGCGLIDEETVAVIAELDDQEMFGSLRRVVIPANEAAAANLLRVRGTVLIGEGFPKARELVEALGVKTQALPVSEIGKIDAGLSCMSLRWQAA comes from the coding sequence TTGGGCTTTTTCGATTTCACCAACGCGCTGCTGCGGAAACCGGCAACATCGGTGACCGATGGCCTGCGCGACGGTGATCACGACGGGCCGGCCTATGATGACGTAGCGCGCGAGCATGCGGCCTATGCCGGGGCGCTGCGTGAACTTGGGCTCGAGGTCGAGGTGCTGCCGCCGCTCGAATCCTTTCCCGATTCGATCTTTGTCGAGGACCCGGCGCTGGTGTTTGGCGAGGGCGCTATCCTGCTCAATCCCGGCGCGCCGACGCGGGCGGGCGAGGTGGCGGAGATCGCGCCCGAGCTCGAGCGGCGCTTCGAGCGCGTACTGACGCTTGCCGAAGGGCATGTCGACGGTGGAGATATCCTCACCACGCCCGACGAAGTGCTGATTGGCCTCTCCGCGCGCACCGACGCGGACGGAGCGAAGGCGCTCATCGCTGCGCTCGCCGTGCTGGGCCTTAGCGGCAGGGTGGTGACCACGCCGCCCGGCGTGCTCCATTTCAAGACCGGCTGCGGGCTGATCGACGAGGAAACCGTCGCAGTGATCGCCGAACTCGACGATCAAGAGATGTTCGGATCGCTGCGCCGCGTGGTGATTCCCGCCAATGAAGCGGCGGCCGCGAACCTTCTCCGGGTCCGCGGCACGGTCTTGATCGGCGAGGGCTTCCCCAAAGCGCGCGAACTGGTCGAGGCGCTGGGTGTTAAAACCCAGGCGCTGCCGGTCTCCGAAATCGGCAAGATCGACGCCGGCCTCTCCTGCATGTCGCTTCGCTGGCAGGCTGCCTGA
- a CDS encoding GFA family protein: MKLEALEASNEVGACHCSMCRGWSGGPFIEVDCGTFVEFTGQDSISVYDSSPWAERGFCSNCGTHLFYRIKQTGQTIVPVGIFPADDALTFKRQVFIDEKPHYYSFAEETQDLTGEQVFAMFGGGD; encoded by the coding sequence GTGAAGCTCGAAGCGCTGGAGGCGAGCAATGAAGTGGGCGCGTGCCATTGCTCGATGTGCCGGGGCTGGAGCGGCGGCCCGTTCATCGAGGTGGATTGCGGGACGTTCGTCGAATTCACGGGCCAGGATTCGATCAGCGTATACGATTCATCGCCATGGGCTGAGCGCGGCTTCTGCAGCAATTGCGGCACGCATCTGTTCTATCGGATCAAGCAGACCGGCCAGACGATCGTTCCGGTAGGGATCTTCCCGGCCGATGATGCGCTGACATTCAAGCGGCAGGTCTTCATCGACGAGAAGCCGCACTATTATTCGTTCGCCGAAGAAACGCAGGACCTCACTGGCGAGCAAGTCTTTGCCATGTTTGGCGGAGGCGACTAG